A single Leptolyngbya sp. FACHB-261 DNA region contains:
- a CDS encoding tetratricopeptide repeat protein, whose product MKDSAPSTPLHQPRRWLLWLASSMALTSLCFVSMPQPEAKAVDEALSRYSVAADQQYVRGNDLMLQGNYTDAAAAYRRAVSLNSRQSAYYRGLGNALLALESPSDAAVAYRQALRLNPHDALSYKSLGDIFVQQDRRPEAIEAYRNAITAGPNLTVAYVRLGNLLRQEGKLDEAMYNYQQAISTNFSVPEAHYELAITLDAMGRKEEAKKALERALALYTRQNNQAGVQRIAALQQREEATRPRRRREVARNEAEPVRFNR is encoded by the coding sequence ATGAAAGACTCAGCCCCTTCTACCCCGCTCCATCAGCCCCGCCGTTGGCTCCTCTGGCTAGCATCCTCTATGGCGCTGACTAGCCTCTGCTTCGTATCAATGCCCCAACCGGAAGCCAAGGCTGTGGACGAAGCCCTTTCCCGCTATTCTGTTGCCGCCGATCAGCAATATGTCCGGGGCAATGACCTGATGTTGCAAGGCAACTACACGGACGCTGCGGCAGCCTACCGTCGTGCAGTTAGCCTCAATTCTCGCCAGTCAGCTTACTATCGGGGTCTAGGTAATGCGCTCTTGGCACTAGAGAGCCCCAGTGATGCGGCGGTAGCTTACCGTCAGGCCCTTCGGCTCAATCCTCACGATGCCCTGTCTTACAAGAGCCTAGGGGATATCTTCGTGCAGCAAGACCGCAGACCCGAGGCCATTGAAGCCTACCGCAACGCTATTACTGCCGGGCCAAATCTGACTGTTGCCTATGTTCGTTTAGGCAATTTGCTGCGTCAGGAGGGCAAGCTCGATGAGGCGATGTACAACTACCAGCAGGCAATCAGCACCAACTTCTCGGTCCCTGAGGCCCATTACGAACTGGCGATCACGCTCGATGCGATGGGTCGTAAAGAGGAAGCCAAGAAAGCCCTAGAACGCGCCCTAGCCCTTTATACCCGTCAGAATAATCAAGCAGGAGTTCAGCGTATCGCTGCCCTACAGCAGCGTGAGGAGGCCACCAGACCCAGGAGAAGACGAGAGGTTGCTAGGAATGAGGCGGAGCCAGTTCGCTTCAACCGCTAG
- a CDS encoding AAA family ATPase, protein MIPHQITLTNFLSYRQTFLSFEGLQTACICGPNGSGKSSLLEAITWVLWGESRANSEDDVIHTGATEARVDFQFFSQGQRCRVIRSRVRGSTSILDFQISETEPDSPADFRPLTERNLRATQQAICNHLRMDYETFINSAYLRQGRADEFTLKRPAERKQILAEILGLGPYDELAERARERARQFRAQASVLEDTLRLQAQQVQQRERVDAELKTLQTQCLAAQHQQQIDRQHLTQLQQQQHQRQSWEQRLGWVISQQQSRHQDSLRLQSNLAQQQQQLQRLTVLLADEVAIMQGYSHCQSLQVQEANYNTKLQQQQQLGDSLDHYSRQLERCRSELLGELQAETTRLEALVLQQQETQALLHKAPEIETAVRQLQTARDQLSHLDQLQTKAAPLLQRRAQLQVQLNTTAARLSARLDELDTRIEQLRWAGQHQEKLQTAVGQVQARVHHLEKRRIYQQRVQEKGLERRSFLERLQGDQRAIELQLAQLDGKLSLLKVPDASCPVCERPLDEPHWNLVGQKHQQQQQELLGQLWVIREQLAVSEREIQVLRREYRELEQELTALPLCMEEKGRLQEQLEASQVCTERLAQLETERQQLAQKLQQGAHSAEICQELTLLDQTLDGLNYDERTHALIRGQVDRWRWAEGKQTELKAQRRKLTDLESRLPNLQARVAVLQARLDQEQVDSTLQAQIAQLKQQMAELGYDREQHQQIRERMRLAQDWLLRYQELMQARQQLPLLQQQLAQNEQALAELEQELQALATQQQDLSRQLEQTPDATEKIQTLEQAIEQRRFCLERDLSRLGQVQQQQQHLVTQAELLEQQRQTLTTAQKQQQIYQELSNAFGRNGIQALMIENVLPQLEAEANSILARLSASQFHIRFVTQRSSKRKSDNSKLIETLDIVIADAQGTRPYETYSGGEAFRINFAIRLALSKLLAQRAGTALQTLIIDEGFGTQDAEGCERLVAAINTISPDFACILVITHMPLLKEAFETRIEVSKMPEGSHLSLVV, encoded by the coding sequence ATGATTCCCCATCAGATTACTCTCACCAATTTTTTGAGCTACCGGCAAACCTTTCTAAGTTTTGAAGGTTTGCAGACGGCTTGTATCTGTGGTCCAAATGGGTCTGGAAAATCGTCACTGCTAGAGGCAATCACCTGGGTTCTGTGGGGAGAGAGCCGAGCCAACAGTGAAGATGATGTTATTCATACGGGTGCAACCGAAGCACGGGTTGATTTTCAATTTTTCAGCCAGGGACAACGTTGTCGGGTCATTCGTAGCAGGGTGCGGGGCTCAACCAGCATCTTAGACTTTCAAATTTCTGAAACAGAGCCAGATAGCCCAGCCGATTTTCGTCCCCTCACTGAGCGAAATCTCCGGGCAACGCAGCAGGCAATTTGCAATCACCTGCGCATGGATTACGAGACCTTTATTAACTCAGCCTATTTACGTCAAGGACGGGCTGATGAATTCACCCTCAAGCGCCCTGCTGAACGCAAACAGATTTTGGCTGAAATTCTGGGGCTGGGTCCCTACGATGAGCTTGCAGAACGGGCACGGGAGCGGGCGCGTCAGTTTCGGGCTCAGGCCAGTGTTTTAGAAGATACGCTGCGGTTGCAGGCCCAACAGGTTCAGCAGCGGGAGCGCGTTGACGCCGAACTCAAAACCTTGCAAACTCAATGTCTGGCCGCTCAGCACCAGCAACAGATTGACCGACAGCACCTGACTCAACTTCAACAGCAGCAGCACCAACGGCAGAGCTGGGAGCAACGCTTGGGCTGGGTGATTTCCCAGCAGCAGAGTCGGCACCAGGACAGCTTGCGTTTACAAAGCAACTTGGCCCAACAGCAGCAGCAGCTTCAGCGATTGACCGTCCTGCTTGCAGACGAAGTAGCGATTATGCAGGGCTACAGCCACTGCCAATCGCTGCAAGTGCAGGAAGCCAACTACAACACCAAACTCCAGCAGCAACAGCAACTCGGAGACAGTCTGGATCACTATAGTCGCCAGCTAGAGCGCTGCCGTTCCGAACTGCTGGGCGAATTGCAGGCTGAGACAACTCGGCTAGAGGCGTTAGTCCTCCAGCAGCAAGAAACGCAGGCCCTGCTACATAAAGCACCTGAGATTGAGACAGCTGTGCGGCAGTTGCAAACGGCTCGGGATCAGTTGAGCCATCTAGACCAGCTACAAACTAAAGCCGCGCCTCTACTGCAGCGTCGGGCTCAGTTACAGGTGCAACTCAATACCACAGCTGCCCGTCTCAGTGCTCGTTTAGATGAACTGGATACCCGGATCGAACAGCTGCGCTGGGCTGGGCAGCATCAGGAGAAGTTACAGACCGCTGTAGGGCAGGTGCAGGCTCGCGTTCACCACTTGGAGAAGCGCCGGATTTATCAGCAACGGGTTCAAGAGAAGGGCTTGGAACGCCGAAGTTTTTTAGAACGCCTACAGGGCGATCAGCGGGCCATTGAGCTTCAGTTGGCTCAGCTAGATGGCAAGCTCAGCCTACTGAAGGTGCCGGACGCTAGCTGCCCAGTCTGTGAGCGTCCGCTGGATGAGCCCCATTGGAACCTGGTTGGTCAGAAGCATCAGCAACAACAGCAAGAGCTTCTGGGGCAGCTTTGGGTGATTCGGGAGCAGCTAGCAGTATCCGAGCGTGAGATCCAAGTTCTACGCCGGGAGTACCGGGAACTGGAACAGGAACTGACTGCCTTGCCTTTATGCATGGAAGAGAAAGGCCGCCTACAGGAGCAACTGGAAGCCTCTCAGGTCTGCACCGAACGCTTGGCTCAATTGGAGACCGAGCGGCAACAGTTGGCCCAAAAGTTACAGCAAGGCGCACACAGTGCAGAGATTTGCCAAGAGTTGACGCTGCTTGACCAGACTCTTGACGGTCTGAATTACGATGAGCGCACCCACGCCCTGATCCGAGGACAGGTCGATCGCTGGCGTTGGGCTGAGGGCAAACAAACCGAACTAAAAGCGCAACGGCGCAAGCTCACTGATTTAGAAAGCCGCTTACCCAACCTGCAAGCCCGAGTTGCAGTTCTCCAAGCTCGCTTAGATCAAGAACAAGTTGACTCAACCCTCCAAGCCCAGATCGCTCAGCTCAAGCAGCAAATGGCTGAGCTGGGCTATGACCGAGAGCAGCACCAGCAAATTCGCGAACGTATGCGCCTAGCTCAGGATTGGCTGTTGCGCTACCAGGAGCTGATGCAAGCTCGTCAGCAATTACCCTTGCTCCAGCAGCAACTGGCACAAAACGAGCAAGCCTTGGCGGAGTTAGAGCAGGAGTTGCAAGCCTTGGCTACTCAACAGCAAGACCTGAGCCGCCAGCTAGAACAGACGCCTGATGCAACTGAGAAAATTCAAACACTAGAGCAAGCTATAGAGCAGCGTCGATTTTGCTTGGAGCGAGATCTCAGTCGTCTTGGTCAGGTGCAACAGCAACAACAGCATCTAGTTACTCAGGCAGAGCTACTGGAGCAGCAACGCCAAACTTTGACCACTGCTCAAAAACAGCAGCAGATTTATCAAGAACTGAGTAATGCATTTGGACGCAACGGGATTCAAGCCCTCATGATTGAAAATGTCCTGCCTCAATTAGAGGCAGAGGCTAACAGTATTTTGGCTCGATTGAGTGCTAGCCAGTTTCACATTCGCTTTGTCACCCAACGCTCTAGTAAACGCAAGTCAGACAACAGTAAGCTGATTGAAACGCTTGACATTGTAATCGCCGATGCCCAAGGTACGCGACCCTATGAAACCTACTCCGGGGGCGAAGCCTTTCGCATCAACTTTGCCATTCGTTTAGCCTTGTCTAAATTGCTGGCTCAACGGGCGGGAACCGCTTTGCAAACGCTAATTATCGATGAGGGATTTGGGACTCAGGATGCTGAGGGCTGCGAGCGCTTGGTCGCGGCCATTAATACGATTTCTCCTGACTTTGCCTGCATTTTGGTTATTACCCATATGCCCTTACTCAAAGAGGCTTTTGAGACTCGAATTGAGGTTAGCAAAATGCCTGAGGGTTCTCACTTGAGCTTGGTTGTTTGA
- a CDS encoding sulfite exporter TauE/SafE family protein, which translates to MGATAILSPALLGLLLVGTVVGVLSALLGIGGGLLMVPVLTLWGATPVQAIASSLVAVVLSSASGTYQNWRMQQLNLERVALLAPPAMLTTELGVWITTLLPPGVLLLSFALLQLLAIFLMNLKQRLQRRHPQTTDQATSSEPRIYRTQGIGLLAGLLSGLFGVGGGVVMVPLQMLFLEEGIKDAVRTSLGAVTLISIWAVGRHALAGNVLWLDGLALGIGGLCGAQFGARLLPKLPDTVVNLLFRSLLLLLALYMSAKAFIGWGWIPWPWGS; encoded by the coding sequence TTGGGTGCAACTGCAATTTTGAGCCCTGCTTTGCTGGGGCTATTACTGGTTGGAACCGTTGTAGGCGTCTTGTCAGCCTTGCTTGGTATTGGCGGCGGCTTGTTGATGGTCCCGGTGCTGACCTTATGGGGAGCCACACCTGTACAAGCCATAGCCTCTAGTTTGGTGGCAGTGGTGCTTAGCTCAGCTTCCGGCACCTATCAGAATTGGCGCATGCAGCAACTCAACCTGGAGCGAGTCGCACTGCTAGCCCCTCCAGCAATGTTGACTACAGAGTTGGGGGTTTGGATCACCACCTTGTTACCGCCTGGTGTACTGCTACTCAGCTTTGCCCTCTTGCAACTGTTGGCCATCTTTCTAATGAACTTGAAGCAAAGACTTCAGCGTCGCCACCCGCAAACCACAGATCAAGCAACCAGTTCTGAACCGCGTATTTATCGCACCCAAGGCATTGGTTTACTAGCAGGGTTATTGTCAGGTCTATTTGGTGTGGGTGGCGGGGTGGTGATGGTGCCCCTACAAATGCTGTTTTTAGAGGAAGGCATCAAAGACGCGGTGCGGACCAGTTTAGGAGCCGTAACCCTAATCTCAATTTGGGCAGTGGGGCGACACGCTTTAGCCGGTAATGTTCTGTGGCTAGATGGCTTAGCTTTGGGCATTGGTGGGCTCTGCGGGGCACAGTTTGGAGCACGTCTCCTCCCTAAGTTGCCTGATACGGTAGTCAATCTACTGTTTCGTAGCCTGCTGTTGCTCCTAGCTCTGTATATGAGTGCCAAAGCCTTTATTGGTTGGGGTTGGATTCCGTGGCCTTGGGGCAGCTAA
- a CDS encoding DUF423 domain-containing protein, with the protein MDRLFFALGGLFALSSVAAGAFGAHWLGERLDAKALTTFETAARYQMYHALALLVTAWAWSRWPGLSVQVAGYAFVTGILIFCGSLYA; encoded by the coding sequence GTGGACCGTCTTTTCTTCGCGTTGGGTGGGCTATTCGCCTTATCCTCTGTTGCCGCAGGAGCCTTCGGAGCCCACTGGCTGGGGGAGCGTTTGGATGCCAAAGCCCTGACGACATTTGAAACTGCAGCCCGATACCAGATGTATCACGCCTTAGCGCTCTTGGTGACTGCTTGGGCTTGGAGTCGTTGGCCAGGCTTGAGCGTGCAAGTGGCAGGCTATGCCTTCGTTACAGGCATTCTCATTTTCTGCGGTAGTCTGTACGCTTGA
- a CDS encoding multicopper oxidase domain-containing protein — MVNYASLIGRRKLLHWGLAGGASSAGLAALRQFWPGQKTAPRIPPLPNLPSVAQGWNPMASLREFDYGTLKRENGRTVREFRITAGTTDIALNSAVSFNTWNFNGRVPGPTLRVTQGDRVRVLFWNNGGHSHSMHFHGIHSAAMDGVKPVRHSTATVYEFDAEPYGVHLYHCHVEPVTRHIGKGLYGMFIIDPPEGRPPADEMVLTMGAYDVDEDHKNEFYAFNGLPHYYMRQPIPIQQNQLIRLYLLNMIELDPVATFHIHANLFQVYRTGRTLIPSEETDVITMGTAERHILEFTYRSPGKYMFHPHQDWIAEAGCMGQFEVLPV, encoded by the coding sequence GTGGTAAATTACGCTTCTTTGATAGGGCGGCGCAAGCTGTTGCACTGGGGATTGGCAGGGGGAGCCTCGAGCGCTGGATTGGCAGCTCTCAGGCAGTTTTGGCCTGGGCAGAAGACCGCACCCCGCATCCCGCCTCTGCCCAACCTGCCTAGCGTGGCGCAGGGATGGAATCCAATGGCTTCGCTCCGAGAGTTTGATTACGGCACCCTCAAGCGCGAGAACGGGCGCACGGTGCGTGAATTCCGGATCACCGCAGGCACAACTGATATTGCGCTGAACTCAGCAGTTTCCTTCAATACCTGGAACTTCAATGGCAGAGTGCCTGGGCCAACCTTACGCGTCACACAAGGCGATCGGGTGCGAGTTCTGTTTTGGAATAATGGGGGCCATTCCCATTCGATGCACTTTCATGGCATTCATTCAGCAGCAATGGATGGCGTTAAGCCAGTGCGTCATAGTACTGCAACTGTCTACGAATTTGATGCTGAACCTTACGGGGTTCATCTCTACCATTGTCATGTTGAGCCTGTAACTCGTCATATCGGTAAAGGGCTCTACGGTATGTTCATCATCGATCCGCCGGAGGGCCGTCCTCCAGCTGACGAAATGGTCTTGACGATGGGAGCCTATGACGTTGACGAAGACCACAAAAATGAGTTTTACGCCTTCAATGGCTTACCCCATTACTACATGCGGCAGCCAATTCCGATTCAGCAAAATCAACTGATTCGGTTGTACTTGCTCAACATGATCGAGCTCGATCCGGTAGCAACCTTCCACATTCACGCGAATTTATTTCAGGTTTATCGCACAGGTCGCACGCTCATCCCCAGTGAAGAAACAGATGTGATCACGATGGGGACAGCAGAACGACATATTTTGGAATTTACCTACCGTTCGCCGGGTAAATATATGTTCCATCCTCATCAGGATTGGATCGCTGAAGCAGGTTGTATGGGCCAATTCGAAGTACTACCTGTTTAG
- a CDS encoding helix-hairpin-helix domain-containing protein, which translates to MLRSDAQIKRVLAVTLTGFLALAGCSNSAAKDASGSAASPQASQAVESTDMAGMQHGSAHKININNAILSELDKLEAKLGVLGLSNQIQASRPYATVEELVSKNVINQEQFDQIKDLVTTEDIELTGEAKDVDYMVKLGLMKGHLMVAKELLDLNQPKQAEPHIGHPVEEIYVDVEDQLNERGVKEFKTTLINFQDLVKSKPSDPEVAQTYKSSMSAVDEAIQALPETQRQDPKFVLQVINGLLDTANSEYTAAIADGKIAAAIEYQDSRGFVLYAQQLYKLIADPMSQNQPEAHKAIEANLTSLIKAWPAAIAPATPVVSAADLTKQVKAIETQSAKVTATP; encoded by the coding sequence ATGCTGCGTTCTGATGCTCAAATTAAGCGAGTGCTTGCGGTTACTTTAACTGGTTTTTTGGCCTTAGCCGGTTGTAGTAATTCTGCAGCGAAAGATGCTAGTGGGTCAGCGGCTTCCCCTCAAGCCTCTCAAGCAGTAGAGTCTACGGATATGGCTGGCATGCAGCATGGCAGCGCCCACAAAATAAATATCAATAACGCCATCTTGTCTGAGCTAGACAAGCTAGAAGCAAAGCTGGGTGTGCTAGGACTTTCCAATCAGATTCAAGCCAGCCGCCCCTACGCCACGGTTGAGGAATTAGTATCCAAAAATGTGATTAACCAGGAGCAGTTCGATCAAATCAAAGATTTGGTCACCACTGAGGACATTGAACTCACAGGTGAAGCGAAAGACGTTGACTATATGGTGAAGCTGGGCCTGATGAAAGGGCACTTGATGGTGGCTAAGGAGTTGCTTGACCTAAACCAACCCAAACAGGCTGAACCTCACATTGGTCACCCGGTTGAAGAGATTTACGTCGATGTTGAAGACCAGCTTAACGAGCGTGGTGTTAAGGAATTCAAAACAACCCTGATCAATTTCCAGGATCTAGTCAAGAGTAAGCCCAGTGATCCAGAAGTTGCGCAGACTTATAAGAGTTCGATGAGCGCAGTTGATGAAGCGATTCAGGCGTTGCCAGAAACACAGCGTCAGGATCCAAAATTTGTGCTTCAGGTGATCAATGGCCTGTTAGACACGGCTAACTCGGAATATACAGCTGCGATTGCTGACGGCAAAATTGCGGCGGCGATTGAGTATCAAGATTCCCGTGGTTTTGTGCTCTATGCTCAGCAGCTTTACAAGCTCATTGCTGACCCGATGAGCCAAAACCAGCCCGAGGCCCACAAAGCAATTGAGGCTAATCTGACTAGCTTGATTAAAGCTTGGCCTGCAGCCATCGCCCCAGCTACACCTGTTGTCAGTGCTGCTGATTTAACGAAGCAGGTCAAAGCAATCGAAACTCAGAGTGCAAAAGTAACGGCAACCCCATAA
- a CDS encoding FTR1 family protein — protein sequence MDFSTALPTFMITLREGVEAALIVGIVLSYLKKAGRSQLNGWVYFGIAAGIGLSALTGVFFNLLINGINAAAGQYGAVIEPLLEAGFSVLAIAMLSWMLIWMTQQARFLKSQVEGAVGGALQTSTGAGWGIFILIAAAVLREGFETVLFIAAKFQQGSVPAVGAVAGLLTATAIGLLIFKFGIRIDIRLFFKVMGVLLLLIVSGLVVSTLSHVDTAMQVLSQFDRQSAGLCFYYERFTKEHSCVLGPMVWNFAKGLPEDKFPGVVLNALFGYTDRLYTVQAMAYGLFLITAGMLYWQSLSGWVLLKPWKLSSAGLFDLGAWLRPNPTSNLASSDPAKDASAKGGQGPSLK from the coding sequence GTGGACTTTAGTACTGCCCTCCCCACCTTTATGATTACCCTGCGTGAAGGGGTGGAAGCTGCTTTGATTGTCGGCATCGTGCTGTCCTACCTAAAAAAAGCAGGGCGTAGTCAGCTGAATGGGTGGGTCTACTTTGGCATTGCGGCGGGGATTGGTCTAAGTGCCCTCACAGGTGTTTTCTTTAATCTGCTGATTAATGGCATTAATGCTGCCGCTGGTCAGTATGGGGCTGTTATTGAGCCTTTACTGGAAGCAGGCTTTAGTGTTCTGGCAATTGCCATGCTGAGTTGGATGCTAATCTGGATGACTCAGCAGGCTCGCTTCCTAAAAAGCCAAGTTGAAGGGGCTGTAGGGGGTGCTTTGCAGACTTCAACAGGTGCTGGCTGGGGTATATTCATTCTGATTGCCGCCGCAGTTTTGCGCGAAGGCTTTGAAACTGTATTATTTATTGCCGCCAAATTTCAACAGGGGTCGGTACCTGCGGTGGGTGCAGTAGCTGGCTTACTAACAGCGACAGCAATTGGCCTACTCATTTTCAAATTTGGCATCCGTATTGATATTCGCTTGTTCTTCAAAGTGATGGGAGTTTTGCTGCTGCTGATTGTGTCTGGCTTGGTAGTCAGCACGTTGTCACATGTTGACACTGCAATGCAGGTGCTCTCTCAGTTTGATCGCCAATCAGCAGGTCTGTGCTTCTACTACGAACGCTTTACCAAGGAACACTCCTGCGTTCTAGGACCAATGGTCTGGAACTTCGCTAAGGGGCTACCAGAAGATAAATTTCCGGGCGTTGTCTTGAATGCTTTATTTGGCTACACAGACCGGCTGTATACAGTACAAGCGATGGCTTATGGTCTGTTTCTGATCACGGCAGGCATGCTCTACTGGCAAAGTCTCTCTGGTTGGGTTCTCTTGAAACCCTGGAAGTTGAGCAGTGCCGGTTTATTTGATCTCGGTGCTTGGCTAAGGCCTAACCCTACCTCTAACTTGGCTAGCTCCGATCCTGCCAAGGATGCGAGTGCCAAAGGAGGGCAAGGGCCAAGCCTGAAGTAA
- a CDS encoding S-layer homology domain-containing protein produces MCDLRLFRACLLLSLALAATSCQGTGAGQALQTATAADPLLQSPSPSSSPPLEEPGPLVASPDSPAPITQPSPASSPLASGAAPQPGDPGFIGPVPSPEASRTPSAQTTSETASGPQQFSDLGQAPEELRSYITDLGTLGVLTGQKGSQSDQFSPNKTITRREYARWLVAANNRLYAERPGRQIRLGRPGSTPAFTDVPSSDPDFGAIQGLAEAGLIPSSLSGDSTTVQFRQSAPLTREDLVLWKVPLDTRQVLPSATVESVQKTWGFQDTERISPRALRALLADNQAGDLANVRRAFGYTTLFQPKRPVTRAEAVAVLWFFGTEGDGLSAQDALQALRQQEQQEQQEQQEQQDAQAQPQSTPNEAP; encoded by the coding sequence GTGTGCGACCTCCGCCTCTTCCGAGCTTGTTTGCTTCTTAGCCTTGCCCTCGCAGCCACCAGTTGTCAGGGCACAGGTGCTGGCCAAGCGCTCCAGACTGCCACTGCTGCGGATCCTCTGCTGCAATCACCTTCGCCTTCTAGTTCGCCGCCTTTGGAGGAGCCTGGGCCACTGGTGGCATCGCCCGACTCTCCTGCGCCGATCACTCAACCTTCACCTGCCTCAAGTCCCCTAGCCAGCGGAGCTGCGCCTCAACCTGGCGATCCTGGCTTTATCGGTCCTGTCCCGTCACCGGAAGCGTCGAGAACGCCTTCCGCACAGACTACATCAGAGACTGCATCAGGACCGCAGCAGTTCAGCGACCTAGGTCAGGCACCCGAGGAGTTGCGCTCGTACATCACAGACCTGGGTACTTTGGGGGTGCTCACTGGCCAAAAAGGCAGTCAATCAGACCAGTTTAGTCCCAACAAAACGATTACTCGGCGCGAGTATGCGCGCTGGCTGGTTGCTGCAAACAACCGTCTCTATGCTGAACGGCCCGGACGGCAAATCCGCTTGGGCCGTCCAGGGTCAACCCCTGCCTTCACAGATGTGCCCAGCAGCGATCCGGACTTTGGTGCCATTCAAGGCCTGGCTGAAGCGGGTCTGATTCCCAGCTCTCTCTCGGGTGACAGCACGACCGTCCAGTTCCGCCAAAGCGCTCCGCTCACTCGGGAGGACCTGGTGCTTTGGAAGGTGCCCTTGGACACGCGCCAGGTCTTACCGAGTGCCACGGTTGAGTCGGTGCAAAAGACCTGGGGTTTCCAAGATACTGAGCGCATCTCGCCCAGAGCGTTGCGAGCTTTGCTTGCCGACAATCAGGCAGGCGATCTTGCCAATGTACGACGGGCATTTGGTTACACAACGCTATTTCAGCCCAAACGCCCAGTAACGCGGGCTGAGGCAGTAGCGGTGCTCTGGTTCTTTGGCACCGAGGGCGATGGCCTATCGGCTCAGGATGCACTTCAGGCTTTGCGGCAGCAAGAACAACAGGAGCAACAAGAGCAGCAAGAACAACAAGATGCCCAAGCGCAGCCCCAATCAACGCCAAACGAGGCGCCGTAA
- a CDS encoding M42 family metallopeptidase gives MTLDHLFTTIEELVLLHSPSGVESEIDGVLLERFKALGVETWQDDAGNVIAFLPGQSHERTLAITGHKDEIGMIVKAIEANGRLQIRRLGGTFPWVYGEGVVDILGDQRLLQGVLSFGSRHISHESPQKVFQENVPLKWEDTWVETKLSAAELEEAGVRPGSRVVVGNHRKRPFRLGGAYIASYTLDNKAAVAILLALAEQIQSPRYDVYLVASAKEEVGAIGVLHFTQRQKIDELIALEVCPIAPEYPVQAGEAPVLLSQDGYGVYDEQLNQRLREAAQQQGVPLQLAVLSGFGSDGSIAMKSGHVARSACLGFPTENTHGYEIAHLGAISNCIQLLRAYCEGEK, from the coding sequence ATGACCTTGGACCACCTGTTCACAACCATTGAAGAACTGGTTCTACTGCACTCTCCCAGTGGCGTAGAATCCGAGATTGATGGGGTTTTGCTAGAGCGGTTTAAGGCTCTGGGCGTCGAAACCTGGCAGGACGATGCGGGCAATGTCATCGCCTTTTTACCTGGTCAGAGTCACGAACGAACTCTGGCGATCACCGGTCACAAAGATGAAATCGGCATGATCGTTAAGGCGATTGAGGCTAATGGTCGCTTGCAGATCCGTCGTCTCGGCGGTACCTTCCCCTGGGTCTATGGCGAAGGCGTAGTCGATATCTTGGGTGATCAGCGCTTGCTCCAGGGGGTCCTATCGTTTGGATCGCGCCACATTTCCCATGAGTCGCCGCAGAAGGTGTTTCAGGAGAACGTGCCGCTGAAATGGGAAGACACTTGGGTGGAAACCAAGCTCAGCGCGGCTGAGCTAGAAGAAGCAGGCGTGCGTCCGGGCAGTCGCGTGGTGGTAGGCAACCATCGTAAGCGCCCCTTTCGGCTCGGGGGGGCTTACATCGCCAGCTACACTCTGGACAACAAGGCTGCGGTTGCCATTCTGCTGGCGTTGGCCGAACAAATTCAATCCCCTCGCTATGATGTTTATCTCGTGGCTTCAGCTAAGGAAGAAGTCGGAGCCATTGGTGTCCTGCACTTCACCCAACGCCAGAAAATTGACGAATTGATTGCCTTGGAAGTTTGCCCCATCGCACCCGAGTATCCGGTTCAGGCGGGTGAGGCTCCGGTGTTGCTGTCTCAGGATGGCTACGGTGTGTACGATGAGCAGCTCAACCAACGCCTGCGGGAAGCCGCTCAGCAGCAGGGAGTTCCCTTGCAGTTGGCTGTGCTCAGTGGCTTTGGTAGCGATGGTTCAATCGCGATGAAAAGCGGCCATGTCGCTCGCAGCGCCTGCCTTGGTTTTCCTACTGAAAACACCCATGGTTATGAAATCGCGCATTTAGGCGCAATCAGCAACTGCATTCAGTTGCTACGAGCCTACTGTGAGGGCGAGAAATAG